Genomic segment of Acidobacteriota bacterium:
TACGCCGTCTTCACCTATGTCGCCGGCAACCGCGTGGTGGCGAGCTATCTGCAGGTCGAGTACGTCGCCGGTGCCGGGGAGGTCACCATCTTCTGCGCCGCCCTGGTCGGGGCGGGGGTCGGGTTCCTGTGGTTCAACGCCCATCCGGCGGAAGTCTTCATGGGGGATGTCGGCTCGCTCTCCATCGGGGCCGCCATCGGCATCGTGGCGGTGCTCGCCAAGCAGGAGATCGTGCTGGTGCTGGTGGGCGGCATCTTCGTTCTCGAGGCCCTGTCGGTGATCTTGCAGGTGGCGTCCTTCAAGCTCACCGGCAAACGGGTGCTGCGCATGGCGCCCCTGCATCACCATTTCGAGCTCGCCGGTTGGGCCGAGCCCAAGATCATCGTTCGCTTCTGGATTTTGGCCGGCCTCTGCGCCCTGTTCGGCCTCTCGACCCTCAAACTGCGATGAACACCAACGGCTCCTCCCCGTCCTGGCCTCCCGCCCACTGGCGGCAAGTGCTGGTCTACGGCCTGGGTGTTTCCGGCGTCGCCGCCATGCGCTTGCTGCGCGCCCACGGCGTCGCGGTGATCGGTGTCGACCGCCGCAGCGCCGAGGCCCTGGCCCTCGAGGAGGGACCGGACTTCCGGCTGCTGGCGGGCTGCGACCCGCAGACCTTGCCCGATTCGGTGGATGCCGTGATCCTCAGCCCGGGCGTGCCCCTCGATCGTCCCTTGCTGGCCTCGGCTCGCCAGCAGGGGGTGCCGGTGCTGGCGGAGGTCGAGCTCGCCTATCCGCTGGTCAGCGGACTGCTGGTGGCGATCACCGGCTCGAACGGCAAGAGCACGACCACCGCTCTCACCGGCGCCATGCTGCGCGCCGCCGGCCGCGAGACGGAGGTCTGCGGCAACATCGGCGAGCCCTTGACGGCGCGCGTCGAGGGCACCGCCGAGCGCGCCTTCGTGGTCGAGCTGTCGAGCTTTCAGCTCGAGACCGTCGAGCGCTTCCGGCCGGCTGCCGCGGCGCTCCTCAACGTGGCTCCGGACCACCTCGACCGCTATCCCGATCTCGACGCCTATGCCGCCGCCAAGGCCCGCATTTTCAGCCGCCAACGCCGCGGCGATCTCGCGGTGCTGAACGCCGAAGATTCCTACGGACAGCGCATCGCTGCCGATCTCGCCGGCGGCGAGGGGCCACGACTGCGCTGGTTCTCGTCGCGACGGCGGGTCGAAGACGGCTGCTGTCTGGACGACGATCGGATCCTCGAGGTGGCCCCGGGAGAGGAGCCGATCGAGCTCTTCCGACGCTCCGAGGTGCCCCTCGCCGGCCTGCACAACCTCGAGAACGCCATGGCGTCGGCCTTGCTGGCGCGCGCCGTTGGCGCTTCGCCGGAGGCGGTCCGGCGTGGCCTGGCGAGCTTCCGGGGGCTGCCCCATCGCATGCAGCGCATCGCCCACCAGCGCGGCGTCGCCTGGTATGACGACTCCAAGGGCACCAACGCGGCGGCGACCCTCAAGTCCCTCGAAGATCTGCCCGACGGGGCTGTTCATCTGATTTTGGGCGGTCAGTCGAAGGGCGACGATCCGGCGGTGTTGGCGCCGATGGTGGCGCGCAAGGCTCGGCGCGTCTATCTGATCGGCGAGGCCGCGTCGCAGCTGGCGGTGGCCCTCGACGGGGCGGCTCCCCTCGAGCCCTGCGGCACCCTCGAGCGGGCCGTCGCATCGGCCGCGTCGCGGGTTCAGCCCGGCGATCTGGTGCTGCTTTCGCCGGCCTGTGCCAGCTTCGATCAATTCCGCAGCTTCGCCCACCGCGGCGAGCGCTTCCAGCAGCTGGTCGCCGAAGTGGTCGCCGGCACCGAACGACGGGTAGGAGGGCCCCATGGCGAAAAAGCTCGCCTTTGATAAATGGCTCTTCACCGTCATCGTTGCGCTCCTCGGCTTTGGCTTGATCATGGTGTATTCGGCCAGTGCTGCGGTGGCGCGCGATCACGGTCAGGGGATCAATCCCTTCCTCCTCAAGCAGGGGGTGGCGGCGGTCGTTGGTCTGCTGCTGATGGTGGCCCTGATGCACTTCGACTATCGCCGCTTCCGGCCGATGGTGGTGGTCTACGGCCTGCTCTGCCTGTCGCTGGCTTCGCTGGTGGCGGTGCTGTTCTCGCCGGAGCTCAACGGCACCAGCCGCTGGTTCTTCATCGGTCCCTTCTCGCTTCAGCCCTCGGAGGGAGCGAAGATCGTGCTGGTGCTGTTTCTGGCCTACCAGCTCGATCGCAAGATCGAGCGCGTCAACCAGCCTCAGCTACTGGTGCCCTGTGGTCTGGTGGCGGGGCTGTGCGCCTTTCTGGTGCTGCTGGAGCCGGACCTCGGAAACGCCGTCCTGATGTTGACGGTGACCTTCGTGCTGGTCTTCCTCGCCGGTCTCGCCTGGCGCTACCTGTTCGCCGCCGGGGTGGTGCTGGCGCCGCTGATCTGGTTCCTGGTGATCTCGGTGCCCTACCGGCGGCAGCGCCTGTTCGCCTTCCTCGACCCCGAGAAGGATCCCCTGGGGAGTGGCTTCCAGGCCCTGCAGTCGCTGATCGCGGTGGGCTCCGGCGGAGTCTTCGGGCTTGGCTTGGGCGACAGCATGCAGAAGCAGTACTTCCTGCCCCATCCCCATTCGGACTTCGTCTACGCCATCGTC
This window contains:
- the murD gene encoding UDP-N-acetylmuramoyl-L-alanine--D-glutamate ligase: MNTNGSSPSWPPAHWRQVLVYGLGVSGVAAMRLLRAHGVAVIGVDRRSAEALALEEGPDFRLLAGCDPQTLPDSVDAVILSPGVPLDRPLLASARQQGVPVLAEVELAYPLVSGLLVAITGSNGKSTTTALTGAMLRAAGRETEVCGNIGEPLTARVEGTAERAFVVELSSFQLETVERFRPAAAALLNVAPDHLDRYPDLDAYAAAKARIFSRQRRGDLAVLNAEDSYGQRIAADLAGGEGPRLRWFSSRRRVEDGCCLDDDRILEVAPGEEPIELFRRSEVPLAGLHNLENAMASALLARAVGASPEAVRRGLASFRGLPHRMQRIAHQRGVAWYDDSKGTNAAATLKSLEDLPDGAVHLILGGQSKGDDPAVLAPMVARKARRVYLIGEAASQLAVALDGAAPLEPCGTLERAVASAASRVQPGDLVLLSPACASFDQFRSFAHRGERFQQLVAEVVAGTERRVGGPHGEKARL
- the ftsW gene encoding putative lipid II flippase FtsW translates to MAKKLAFDKWLFTVIVALLGFGLIMVYSASAAVARDHGQGINPFLLKQGVAAVVGLLLMVALMHFDYRRFRPMVVVYGLLCLSLASLVAVLFSPELNGTSRWFFIGPFSLQPSEGAKIVLVLFLAYQLDRKIERVNQPQLLVPCGLVAGLCAFLVLLEPDLGNAVLMLTVTFVLVFLAGLAWRYLFAAGVVLAPLIWFLVISVPYRRQRLFAFLDPEKDPLGSGFQALQSLIAVGSGGVFGLGLGDSMQKQYFLPHPHSDFVYAIVAEELGLIGALGLVALFMVFLWRGVRAGLRAPDTFGRYLAWGLTATIVIQAMINASVAVALLPTKGIPLPLISYGGSSLVATLAACGLLLNISEHS